A region of Haliotis asinina isolate JCU_RB_2024 chromosome 7, JCU_Hal_asi_v2, whole genome shotgun sequence DNA encodes the following proteins:
- the LOC137291954 gene encoding dynein axonemal assembly factor 11-like — MKDDVEMHSNLVCSLPVVSVCHLSLHLTDIVTTLLVSVTETLIRKRAEHNELEISTLEEVSLHQQDIEKIEHIDRWCRDLKILYLQSNLIPTIENVSKLKKLEYLNLALNNVERIENLEGCESLQKLDLTVNFVGELTSIESLKGNYNLRELFLTGNPCTEFEGYRDFVIATLPQLKWLDGIEIDKSERIKAVQELNVIRPKILDQEKQHRKKRVKQKEDAERKKKGEENPGFDGRWYTDINEGDKKEGNNKGDDFNLDAEKEFWDEKVPFTPESRREVHDHMQEVRRRDEEKNKKEEKKPRALFAPDGRPYNVNEPGVDFTLTDDEEGNMMVLDVACFKHMDTSLLDCDVQTNYVRVLMKGKVLQLCLSEDVNPDSSTAQRSQITGHLVVKMPKTKQIITANKPKRTSNKENCPDPQLKDRKQQSGPVLLEVDEAAKKCVDIGNIVKDKPEKTVPPLGYSNRRDIPVPPNSDDFVDDPDVPPLV, encoded by the exons ATGAAAGATGATGTTGAAATGCATTCCAACCTGGTGTGCTCTCTGCCAGTTGTCAGTGTTTGTCATTTATCATTGCATTTGACTGACATTGTGACAACTTTACTTGTTTCAGTTACTGAGACATTGATTCGCAAGAGAGCAGAACACAATGAACTGGAGATATCAACTCTAGAGGAGGTCTCTCTTCATCAGCAGGATATAGAAAA AATTGAGCACATTGATAGATGGTGTAGAGACTTAAAGATTTTGTATCTGCAGAGCAATTTGATTCCAACAATAG aaaatgtgaGCAAGTTAAAAAAACTGGAATACCTTAATCTTGCTTTGAATAATGTTGAAAGAATTGAAAATTTAGAAG GATGTGAATCTCTCCAGAAGTTAGATCTAACAGTGAACTTTGTTGGTGAGCTGACAAGTATTGAGAGTCTTAAGGGAAACTACAATCTCAGGGAACT GTTCCTCACCGGCAACCCCTGCACTGAGTTTGAAGGCTACAGAGATTTTGTGATTGCCACATTGCCACAACTGAAG TGGCTGGACGGGATAGAGATTGATAAGTCAGAAAGAATAAAAGCTGTACAG gagttgaATGTCATCAGACCCAAGATCTTGGACCAAGAAAAACAGCATAGGAAGAAAAGG GTGAAGCAGAAGGAGGATGCTGAAAGGAAAAAGAAAGGCGAGGAGAACCCAGGCTTTGATGGACGCTGGTACACAGACATCAATGAAGG GGACAAGAAAGAAGGCAACAATAAAGGAGATGATTTTAATCTTGACGCTGAGAAAGA GTTTTGGGATGAGAAAGTTCCCTTCACACCAGAGTCACGGCGAGAAGTCCATGATCACATGCAGGAAGTCAGAAGGAGGGACGAGGAAAA AaataaaaaagaagaaaaaaagccTCGAGCTCTGTTCGCTCCTGATGGTCGCCCATACAATGTTAATGAACCAGG CGTGGATTTCACATTAACAGACGATGAAGAAGGAAACATGATGGTGCTTGATGTGGCCTGTTTCAA ACATATGGACACCTCCCTGCTGGACTGTGATGTGCAGACAAACTATGTCCGAGTCTTGATGAAAGGAAAG GTCTTACAGTTGTGCCTAAGTGAGGATGTGAACCCAGACTCGAGCACTGCCCAGCGGTCACAGATCACTGGCCACCTCGTAGTCAAAATGCCAAAG ACCAAACAGATCATCACAGCCAACAAACCCAAGAGGACAAGTAATAAGGAAAATTGTCCTGATCCACAATTAAAAGACAGAAAACAACA ATCAGGTCCTGTTCTATTAGAGGTGGATGAAGCTGCCAAGAAGTGTGTTGATATTGGGAACATTGTGAAGGACAAGCCAGAGAAAACAGTTCCTCCCCTAGGCTACAGTAACAGAAGAGACATTCCGGTGCCCCCAAACTCGGATGACTTTGTTGATGACCCTGATGTTCCACCTCTTGTGTAA